ACGCGGACGTGGGAGAAGGGCGGCGGCGTGTCGGCATGACCACCCGGACGGGGATCAAGCCGGCTTCGGCGCCCGCTTCCGCGCCGCCGGCTTCTTCTTCGCGGCAGCCGGCTCCTCGTCCTCACCGGACTCCTCCGAAGTGGACCTCGCCCCGCGGGACTTCTTCGCCGCGTCCACACTGGCCTGCAGGGCCGCCATCAGGTCGACCACGTCGGCCTTCGCGGTGACCGCCGCCGGCTTGGTCGTCTCCTCCCCCGCCACCTTGGCCTCGATCATCTCCTCGAGGGCCTCGCGGTAGTGGTCGTGGTACTTCTCCGGCTCGAACACCGGCTCGGCCAGCGACTCGATCAGCGACCCGGCCATGGTCAGCTCCTGCGGCCGGATCTGCGGCGGGTCGTCGCGCAGGAAGGGGAAGTCGGGCTCGCGGACCTCGTCCGGCCACAGCATCGTCGTCATCACCATGACGTCGGCGTGCACCCGCAGCACCGCCATGCTCTCCCGCTGCCGGACGGCGACCTTGGCGATGGCCACCTGACTCGACTTGTGCAGCGCGTCCCGCAGCACGATGTAGGGCTTCACCGCGTTCTTCTGCGGCTCCAGGTAGTACGTGCGGTCGTACTGGATCGGGTCGATCGACTCCAGCGGCACGAACTCCAGCACGTCGATCGTGCGCTGCGACGACAGCGGCAGCTCGGCCATCTCGGCGTCGGTGATCACGACCATCTCGCCGTCGGGCAGCTCGTAGCCCTT
This genomic window from Amycolatopsis mongoliensis contains:
- the ku gene encoding non-homologous end joining protein Ku, translating into MRAMWKGSVSFGLVSIPIQMYAATENKNVSLRQVHEADGGRIQYKRFCTIDGQEVPYAEIAKGYELPDGEMVVITDAEMAELPLSSQRTIDVLEFVPLESIDPIQYDRTYYLEPQKNAVKPYIVLRDALHKSSQVAIAKVAVRQRESMAVLRVHADVMVMTTMLWPDEVREPDFPFLRDDPPQIRPQELTMAGSLIESLAEPVFEPEKYHDHYREALEEMIEAKVAGEETTKPAAVTAKADVVDLMAALQASVDAAKKSRGARSTSEESGEDEEPAAAKKKPAARKRAPKPA